The following coding sequences lie in one Carassius carassius chromosome 1, fCarCar2.1, whole genome shotgun sequence genomic window:
- the LOC132140567 gene encoding BAH and coiled-coil domain-containing protein 1 isoform X2 — MEGRDFSAPAHLLSERATLVHRAASRISSSGHGSVQHAPHFPAGKYYPSHLPMAAHSGSGLMGNSSASFMGTFLASSLGSPPSHPPHPSRPPSSPSSPPYRGGPHSSASQIWFPHSHEAVPGYPRFSGSLAHTFLPISHLDHHANSGVLYGQHRFYDTQKENFYLRSLPSQPPLISANHNIQPMSRTGSGQPQGSCSRDRDAGNGMNLQKGLKEPSLERGVVPAAKDKDRPSNKHDSKDRHHQQLPHHHSHQPQLHPQHPATMEEMNGRGHKATLPMEYKEHPQSMGKPLSACLLNGKMLNGDNGTGAKGSMTACGGDGVGRGNAGSNNVQNRHVGGGTNGRCGKEVISGEMRISEQPPTDCLERGQALQHSLPYSVPPPLPIAAGGGHPSGFHCLQLHPGHPHHPHQNRHSHHHPDFFCPPPPAPMGNSSLHDKGINSGSCRDPRLTGATFIPSVSHLGDKTGGPFQMGNSECQGVGGGGNSVKDKAMEKTGNGGHHGDWPRKQQHQTPTQQQHPYRKAEKAPDWIHNHNHHHHLQQQQQQQQQQSHSQQHQTVRSRSADCINSMETDMFRSTLTQETKTVHPLPNQTNTDSQPYRDCSHSGPPTIPSPLAGKAMAQNTSGGGHGSCSMQRDGQKVARIRHQQHSRAGPDTPGTDMAQANGNQVMKRKIEMSYSYNNNVQHHPHQQTSVPPWTMQPHHVHSEENQHKAYMEPNSGTANNRPPTQQQHQTAGMGPPPPLHPAPPQTQQEVTSSQGENSAMKNLLKYSNQQPLLLSQKSPFGGLGNLKTAANGTSCSIQGGKQTLPSRKGQSHESERADYGGRGREIGDAPNVEGEVRQPPVGIAVAVARQREPPCQASGSHLSSRQGRVHSTMKGTPRSIYPSDSTGEEERKRMSVEHIGHRCLERERDVYIRDNKERMEFAHIHPSNSCHGDLTSHIMVPGGTSMQSSQLGDPAAHTHSAHHHWMQRTGSPSLWMTGHSYGIGHTALHQNLPPGFSTAMPAPLQPVLPLPQDPSTQLVVLPSEPATHPATQLDVMEQPGLWPPVYRARGAHSHIQHPAVYPRSQFLRQQELYALQQHQQLQHQQHPCHHTPPPPSHRVANNLDLQQRATADHSQVQKKPEEESMELEDILSDPRTTKPDKCYAYGPSNRGSSPSRRSAAHLSPCCQSPCMRPHPKSTPSTPCPAQSPVAVTPRSPAISPSPSQMPKTVESQEKRVEGQPPQDYPQSMEPDLPPGYTYSEINMGYRNTPTTQDIQLAEPADLEAVQTEPVEHPPPALSSLGEGLECHAMVKPLREPQKPTMDVDATTLVEEQPEGVFVQGEDVETVMAMSCCEPIEDNQEKEHAEIICTPAEVSGCEVEQVTTLSSEEEIHQEEPIVTIEEEVGEDIPPQESEDIDTLKDPISIPQPCVSNSSLNQLPNTTAKADVAVVAEEDETKNFVKVASPTTNSCSQILTTSYWSLELLIAAAFCGDCPPPSPPSPYQSQKYCGPLNSTYHGMELLSELADLELQRYQQSFGKTQEDQWIFDLQSLATLAAARALELGPQENSTTDAEKQFPARRTLNLRRKCSWTPRHEPVCPVKGTMDSMDGQELAMRVRLAELQQRYKEKQKELAKLQRKHDHQKEETPRSPARRGPGRPRKRKSVPGLGSGALNEPQKKVKLVGAGLSPLAEEQRGVGESQKKKKKLSSRGFGRINTTQMKPQCYRKNSTLDQQITQIKQKVPGGRHSSGAASRDPEFSSASKSLYSGHSNSKRDSTQLSTANESESLSDTATSGDSGAQECWKRHNPVAVKKERKKSPGSAACLQQPGARIPQGRGQEVDEDVETSPPGSESSEHEEDGEEGSYGSEEGQDIKALTFRDLPFSPAITGPSTFSVVKLEANQKAKIKRERQELHGSQFRAVTDGDVKVKRRPPCRSIPITVSKPPGVRRRPGRPTLQDKRWPGITGRPVDYRKNSSLLSFPSSSNSERLKRATRKSSMLRATRRNNWSTEAQSQDSDDNGRTRRTRLRESKGRAVSRLMESFAADEGFHLGEDSSFSEEDERKVSSHSRSAPALPNCILTKELLTDGLKVLISKDDELLYAARVQPMESPDVYSIVIDGERGNRPRIYSLEQLLQEAVLDVRPDTEAVLKEGTRVCAYWSERSRCLYPGFVRRGGSESKPGGVMVEFDDGDRGWISLSNIRFLPPGYQIQCPDLSPLLNSEGQLDKNSSMQENKTLSERTARTDRFKAQEKPVRRPGRPKGSGIKKSLSDSVAKSTSPIVTWPSVAAPRKRMPVNFFQLNGSASKKALKGRVAETSSRPSVSMTTPSKGLFSSSSFEVDSFSSIANGYSSFGSQTSGISLEGKNSSYGQKKRTGEPAPSRGKKAEFLIKLDHEGVTSPKTKNSKALLLLGASGFGSNGVSGLPRAEAYSHPVLLVKDNKKGDGSRAELLLKGTGVQRKPSPSLRISEYGDLTLGCHRDCHSSYSDMDDEEEEVERRTGRAALVSASGGLRTAGHFLSRISVSSSSSGSSSSSSSGSLSSSSLCSSENDSSYSSEDEESCLTPHHSLLQTPEPPVGPPRHSFVAKVVAVSSAKGGHGNHSTNSKPQKRKEYPSSLSKTPKDLVKSQRLLADQTKPKVSPILPSRQLWRWSGSPTQRRGLKGKARKLFYKAIVRGKDLVQVGDCAVFLSTGQPHLPLIGRIESFWESWQSSMVVKVQWFYHPEETKLGKRHHDGKHALYQSCHEDENDVQTISHKCQVVTSEEYERLTHNRKSNGSYHDLYYLAGTYDPTSGQLLTADGMSLLC, encoded by the exons cAGTCCCAGGGTATCCTCGCTTCTCAGGGAGTCTAGCCCACACCTTTCTTCCCATAAGCCATTTGGATCACCATGCCAACAGTGGGGTCCTCTATGGACAGCATCGTTTTTATGATACACAAAAAG AGAACTTCTATTTAAGAAGCCTCCCGTCCCAGCCCCCACTCATCTCAGCCAACCACAACATCCAGCCGATGTCAAGGACAGGATCGGGACAACCCCAGGGTTCATGCAGCAGGGACAGAGATGCAGGAAATGGGATGAACCTACAAAAGGGTCTTAAAGAGCCTAGCTTAGAGAGAGGTGTGGTTCCAGCTGCAAAAGATAAAGACAGGCCTAGTAATAAACATGATTCTAAAGACCGCCATCATCAACAACTACCCCATCATCACTCCCATCAACCCCAGCTCCACCCACAACATCCAGCCACTATGGAAGAGATGAACGGCAGGGGACACAAAGCCACTCTGCCTATGGAGTATAAGGAACATCCACAGAGCATGGGAAAGCCCCTTAGTGCCTGTCTGCTGAATGGAAAGATGCTAAATGGGGACAATGGAACAGGGGCAAAAGGCTCCATGACTGCTTGCGGTGGGGATGGGGTGGGTAGAGGTAATGCAGGGTCCAataatgtccaaaacagacaCGTTGGTGGTGGCACTAACGGGCGCTGTGGTAAAGAGGTGATAAGTGGGGAGATGCGGATCAGTGAACAGCCTCCTACGGACTGTCTGGAGCGAGGTCAGGCATTGCAGCATTCTTTGCCCTACTCAGTGCCTCCTCCACTGCCCATTGCTGCTGGAGGGGGGCATCCAAGTGGCTTCCACTGTCTGCAGCTCCATCCTGGCCACCCCCATCACCCACACCAAAATCGCCACTCACACCATCACCCTGACTTTTTTTGCCCTCCACCGCCAGCCCCAATGGGAAATTCTTCCTTACATGATAAAGGAATCAATAGTGGTAGCTGCAGAGACCCCAGATTGACTGGAGCCACATTTATTCCATCTGTTAGCCACCTTGGGGATAAAACCGGAGGCCCCTTCCAGATGGGCAACTCTGAGTGCCAGGGGGTTGGAGGCGGAGGGAACAGTGTCAAAGACAAGGCCATGGAAAAGACTGGCAATGGGGGGCATCATGGTGACTGGCCCAGGAAACAACAGCATCAAACTCCGACGCAGCAGCAGCATCCCTACAGAAAAGCTGAAAAAGCTCCTGACTGGATACACAACCACAACCATCACCATCACCTAcagcaacaacagcaacaacagcagcagcaaagcCATTCCCAGCAGCACCAGACTGTGCGCTCCCGCAGTGCTGACTGCATCAACAGCATGGAAACAGACATGTTCAGATCTACACTGACTCAAGAAACAAAGACTGTTCATCCTCTACCCAACCAAACCAACACCGATTCCCAGCCCTACAGAGACTGCTCACACTCCGGGCCTCCAACCATTCCCTCACCTCTTGCTGGAAAGGCCATGGCCCAGAACACAAGTGGAGGAGGACATGGTAGCTGCTCTATGCAGCGAGATGGACAGAAGGTTGCCCGCATTCGCCACCAACAGCACAGTAGGGCTGGCCCTGATACCCCTGGCACAGACATGGCCCAGGCAAATGGGAACCAGGTGATGAAGCGGAAGATTGAAATGTCTTACAGTTACAACAACAATGTGCAGCATCATCCACATCAGCAGACATCAGTGCCACCTTGGACCATGCAACCTCATCACGTCCACTCTGAAGAGAACCAGCACAAAGCTTACATGGAACCTAATAGTGGAACTGCCAACAATAGACCGCCCACACAACAGCAGCACCAGACGGCAGGAATGGGTCCTCCTCCTCCCCTTCATCCAGCTCCTCCTCAAACCCAGCAGGAGGTCACAAGCTCACAGGGAGAGAACAGTGCCATGAAGAATCTTCTGAAGTACAGCAACCAGCAGCCTCTCCTCCTGTCCCAAAAAAGCCCATTTGGAGGGCTTGGGAACCTCAAAACAGCAGCTAATGGCACCAGCTGCTCTATACAGGGAGGCAAGCAGACCCTACCCTCCAGGAAAGGCCAAAGCCATGAAAGTGAGCGAGCTGATTATGGTGGACGTGGCCGAGAGATAGGAGATGCCCCAAATGTAGAGGGGGAGGTACGACAGCCTCCGGTAGGAATTGCAGTTGCTGTGGCAAGACAGAGAGAACCTCCATGCCAAGCATCAGGCAGCCATCTCAGCAGCCGACAGGGGCGGGTGCACTCCACCATGAAAG GCACTCCACGCTCTATATATCCATCAGATTCAACtggagaagaggagaggaaaagAATGAGCGTAGAACACATTGGGCACCGGTgcctagagagagaaagagacgtgTATATCAG GGATAACAAGGAAAGGATGGAATTTGCACACATTCATCCCTCAAACAGTTGCCATGGTGACCTCACCTctcacatcatggtgccaggTGGCACTTCCATGCAGTCGAGCCAATTAGGAGACCCAGCTGCACATACACACTCTGCTCACCACCACTGGATGCAACGTACAGGAAGTCCCTCCCTATGGATGACAGGTCACTCCTACG GTATTGGCCACACAGCTCTGCATCAGAATCTCCCTCCTGGGTTTTCTACAGCCATGCCTGCCCCTCTTCAGCCAGTTTTACCCCTGCCCCAGGACCCCTCCACCCAACTGGTGGTGCTGCCCAGTGAGCCTGCCACACACCCAGCTACTCAGCTTG ATGTAATGGAGCAGCCTGGTCTGTGGCCCCCAGTCTACAGGGCACGAGGGGCCCACTCCCACATTCAGCATCCTGCTGTGTATCCTCGCTCGCAGTTTCTACGGCAACAAGAGCTTTATGCTCTCCAGCAACACCAGCAGCTGCAGCATCAGCAACACCCCTGTCATCACACACCACCACCTCCATCACACAGAGTAGCAAACAACTTAGATCTTCAGCAGAGAGCCACAGCTGACCACAGCCAg GTGCAAAAGAAGCCAGAAGAAGAGAGTATGGAGCTAGAAGACATTTTGTCTGACCCCAGGACTACCAAACCTGATAAGTGCTATGCCTACGGCCCATCCAACCGGGGCTCCTCACCTTCCAGGCGCTCCGCTGCCCACTTGTCGCCCTGCTGCCAGTCCCCTTGTATGCGGCCTCATCCTAAAAGCACACCCTCTACTCCCTGCCCAGCCCAGAGTCCAGTAGCTGTGACACCCCGCTCACCAGCCATCAGCCCTTCTCCATCACAGATGCCCAAAACTGTTGAGTCCCAGGAAAAGAGAGTGGAAGGGCAGCCACCACAAGACTATCCTCAATCCATGGAGCCTG ATCTGCCACCTGGATATACCTATTCAGAAATCAACATGGGATATAGGAATACCCCCACCACTCAAGACATACAGCTGGCAGAGCCTGCTGATCTGGAAGCTGTTCAGACTGAACCTGTTGAGCACCCTCCTCCAGCTCTCTCCAGCTTGGGAGAGGGCCTAGAATGTCATGCAATGGTGAAGCCACTCAGAGAACCACAAAAGCCAACAATGGATGTTGATGCTACTACTCTAGTTGAAGAACAGCCTGAAGGTGTGTTTGTGCAAGGGGAGGATGTCGAGACAGTCATGGCCATGAGCTGCTGTGAACCCATAGAGGACAATCAGGAAAAGGAGCATGCCGAGATCATTTGCACACCTGCTGAAGTTTCAGGCTGTGAAGTAGAACAGGTAACTACCCTATCATCTGAGGAAGAAATCCATCAAGAAGAACCAATTGTTACCATTGAGGAAGAAGTGGGTGAAGATATACCTCCTCAAGAGAGTGAAGACATTGACACACTGAAGGATCCAATTTCAATTCCACAACCATGTGTCTCTAATAGTTCACTCAACCAGCTGCCAAACACCACTGCCAAAGCAGATGTTGCAGTGGTTGCTGAGGAAGATGAAACAAAAAACTTTGTGAAGGTTGCTTCTCCAACAACGAATAGCTGCTCCCAGATTCTCACAACGAGTTACTGGAGTTTGGAGCTCCTGATTGCAGCAGCCTTCTGTGGGGACTGTCCTCCTCCCTCTCCACCTTCCCCTTACCAATCCCAGAAATACTGTGGCCCACTCAACTCCACCTATCATGGCATGGAATTGCTGAGTGAGCTGGCTGATCTGGAACTGCAACGGTATCAACAAAGTTTTGGTAAAACTCAAG AAGATCAATGGATTTTTGACCTACAGAGCCTTGCTACATTGGCAGCAGCTCGTGCCCTTGAATTGGGCCCTCAGGAGAACAGCACAACAGATGCTGAGAAGCAGTTTCCTGCTCGAAGAACTCTCAACTTGCGCAGAAAATGCAGCTGGACGCCTCGCCATGAGCCG GTTTGCCCAGTGAAAGGTACCATGGACAGTATGGATGGGCAGGAGTTAGCGATGCGGGTGAGGCTAGCAGAGCTGCAACAGCGTTACAAAGAGAAGCAGAAAGAACTGGCCAAACTCCAGAGGAAGCATGATCACCA GAAAGAGGAGACTCCTCGCAGTCCAGCACGTCGTGGCCCTGGTAGACCACGCAAACGCAAATCAGTCCCTGGTCTTGGCTCTGGGGCCCTTAATGAACCCCAGAAAAAAGTCAA GTTGGTGGGGGCGGGGCTAAGCCCACTAGCAGAGGAGCAACGGGGAGTTGGAGAATcgcagaagaaaaagaaaaaattgtccaGTCGAGGATTTGGCCGTATTAACACTACACAG ATGAAGCCACAGTGTTATCGGAAGAACAGCACCCTTGATCAACAAATAACTCAAATCAAGCAGAAGGTCCCAGGTGGACGACATTCCTCTGGAGCTGCGTCAAGAGACCCAGAGTTTTCCTCAGCATCGAAGAGCCTGTACTCTGGGCATAGTAACTCCAAAAGAGATTCCACACAGCTCAGCACAGCCAATGAATCTGAGAGCCTGAGCGATACAG CTACGAGTGGGGACAGCGGGGCACAGGAGTGCTGGAAGAGGCACAATCCTGTGGCAGttaaaaaagaaaggaagaaaagtCCTGGATCAGCAGCTTGTTTGCAGCAGCCAGGGGCAAGGATCCCGCAGGGCAGGGGACAAGAAGTGGATGAGGACGTGGAGACATCCCCACCTGGGAGCGAGTCCTCTGAACATG AGGAAGATGGAGAGGAAGGCAGTTATGGCAGTGAGGAAGGCCAAGACATCAAAGCACTGACATTCAGAGATCTGCCATTCAGTCCGGCCATTACAGGCCCCTCCACTTTCTCTGTTGTCAAACTGGAAGCCAATCAGAAGGCCAAAATTAAGCGTGAACGACAAGAACTTCATG GATCTCAGTTTCGGGCCGTAACAGATGGGGACGTGAAGGTAAAACGACGACCCCCCTGTAGATCCATCCCCATCACTGTCTCCAAACCACCAGGAGTCAGAAGGCGACCAGGCAGGCCAACTCTGCAGGATAAACGCTGGCCTGGGATCACAGGCAGGCCGGTTGATTACAGAAAGAATAGCAGTCTTCTCTCATTTCccagcagcagcaacagcgaAAGGCTAAAGAGAGCCACTCGGAAGAGCTCCATGTTGAGAGCCACG AGGAGAAATAACTGGTCGACCGAGGCCCAGTCCCAAGACAGTGATGATAACGGCAGAACTCGGAGAACCAGACTTCGAGAG TCTAAAGGTCGAGCAGTCAGCCGTCTGATGGAGAGTTTTGCAGCAGATGAGGGCTTCCACTTAGGTGAGGACAGTAGCTTCTCAGAGGAGGATGAGAGGAAGGTGTCATCACATAGCAGAAGTGCTCCAG CTCTTCCAAACTGTATTCTGACCAAAGAGCTTCTGACAGATGGACTCAAAGTTCTGATCTCCAAAGATGATGAACTACTGTATGCTGCTCGTGTGCAACCCATGGAGTCGCCCGATGT CTACAGTATTGTTATCGACGGGGAGAGAGGAAACCGACCCAGAATCTACTCCCTGGAGCAACTCTTGCAGGAAGCT GTACTGGATGTACGCCCTGACACTGAGGCTGTGCTTAAAGAAGGGACTAGAGTGTGTGCTTACTGGAGTGAGCGCTCACGTTGTCTTTACCCGGGATTTGTGCGAAGGG GAGGCAGTGAATCTAAACCTGGTGGGGTTATGGTGGAGTTTGATGATGGTGATAGAGGGTGGATCTCTCTCTCCAATATTCGCTTTCTTCCTCCAGGTTACCAAATCCAAT GTCCTGATTTGAGTCCTTTACTCAACTCTGAGGGGCAGCTTGACAAAAATAGCTCCATGCAAGAAAACAAGACTCTGAGTGAAAGGACAGCAAGAACAGACAGATTCAAAGCTCAGGAGAAGCCTGTCAGAAGACCAG GGAGGCCTAAAGGTTCAGGGATAAAGAAGTCTCTCTCGGACAGTGTAGCCAAGAGCACATCACCCATTGTGACATGGCCATCGGTGGCTGCCCCCAGGAAGAGAATGCCTGTTAACTTTTTCCAGCTCAATGGCTCGGCATCGAAGAAGGCCTTGAAAGGCAGGGTGGCGGAAACATCTTCTCGACCTTCAGTCTCCATGACGACACCATCCAAAGGCCTCTTTAGCAGTAGCTCCTTTGAGGTCGACTCCTTCAGCAGCATAGCTAATGGTTATTCATCCTTTGGCAGCCAGACATCTGGGATTTCACTGGAGGGCAAGAACAGTTCTTACGGTCAAAAGAAGAGGACTGGGGAGCCAGCACCATCTCGGGGCAAGAAAGCTGAATTTCTAATCAAATTGGACCATGAAGGAGTAACATCTCCAAAGACTAAAAACAGTAAGGCTCTCCTGTTGCTGGGAGCCTCAGGATTTGGCTCCAATGGGGTGAGTGGTTTGCCCAGGGCAGAGGCTTACTCACACCCAGTTCTGCTGGTCAAGGACAACAAAAAAGGAGATGGCTCACGAGCAGAGCTCCTACTGAAAGGAACAGGAGTCCAGAGGAAGCCCTCACCATCATTGCGCATAAGTGAGTATGGCGACTTGACCCTTGGCTGCCACAGGGACTGCCACAGCTCTTACTCAGACATGGATGATGAAGAGGAAGAAGTGGAAAGGAGGACAGGCCGTGCTGCACTTGTTTCTGCCTCTGGAGGTTTGAGAACAGCTGGCCATTTTCTCTCACGCATCTCAGTCTCCTCATCTTCCTCCGGTTCGTCCAGCTCTTCCAGCTCAGGCTCTCTCTCGAGTTCCAGTCTGTGCTCTTCTGAAAATGACTCATCTTACAGCTCAGAGGACGAGGAAAGCTGCTTGACCCCCCACCATTCTTTGCTCCAGACCCCTGAACCCCCTGTGGGACCCCCACGGCACTCCTTTGTGGCCAAAGTTGTGGCAGTGTCCAGTGCCAAAGGTGGGCATGGCAACCACAGTACCAACAGCAAGCCACAGAAGAGGAAAGAGTATCCCAGTTCACTCTCCAAAACCCCTAAAGATCTGGTTAAGAGTCAACGTCTTCTAGCAGACCAGACCAAACCTAAAGTGTCACCTATCCTGCCATCTAGACAGCTGTGGAGGTGGTCCGGAAGCCCCACGCAA CGCCGTGGACTCAAGGGAAAGGCCCGGAAGCTTTTCTACAAGGCTATAGTGCGTGGCAAGGACTTGGTGCAGGTAGGAGACTGTGCTGTGTTCCTTTCGACTGGGCAGCCTCATCTGCCGTTAATCGGCCGCATTGAGAGTTTCTGGGAATCATGGCAGAGCAGCATGGTCGTGAAGGTCCAGTGGTTCTACCACCCTGAAGAGACCAAGCTAGGCAAGAGACATCATGATGGCAAG CATGCTCTGTACCAGTCATGCCATGAGGATGAAAACGACGTCCAGACAATCTCTCATAAGTGTCAGGTGGTCACAAGTGAGGAATACGAGCGATTGACCCACAACAGGAAGTCTAACGGGAGCTATCATGACCTGTACTACCTGGCCGGCACTTACGACCCCACCAGTGGCCAGCTGCTCACTGCAGACGGGATGTCCTTACTCTGTTAG